Proteins co-encoded in one Scomber scombrus chromosome 14, fScoSco1.1, whole genome shotgun sequence genomic window:
- the LOC133994166 gene encoding insulin-like: MAALWLHSASLLVLLVMLCPGSNAISSQHLCGSHLVEALNLVCGERGFFYNPRRDVDPMLRFLPQKAGGAAPAGGDNEVAEFAFKDQMEMMVKRGIVEQCCHRPCSIFELENYCN; encoded by the exons ATGGCAGCACTTTGGCTCCATTCTGCCTCTCTGTTGGTACTACTGGTCATGTTGTGCCCGGGCTCCAACGCCATTTCATCACAGCACCTGTGTGGCTCTCACCTGGTCGAGGCCCTAAACTTGGTCTGTGGGGAGAGAGGCTTTTTCTACAATCCCAGGAGAGACGTCGACCCTATGCTGC GTTTCCTACCTCAAAAGGCAGGTGGAGCAGCACCAGCAGGAGGTGACAACGAGGTTGCTGAGTTTGCCTTTAAGGACCAGATGGAGATGATGGTGAAGCGAGGCATCGTGGAGCAGTGCTGTCACAGGCCCTGCAGCATCTTTGAGCTGGAGAACTACTGCAACTGA